One region of Candidatus Polarisedimenticolaceae bacterium genomic DNA includes:
- a CDS encoding DUF2062 domain-containing protein encodes MSSADRDPSGQEAAPGGPQKDTEGGSPRRNWLRRLYMTLRTEHRTPEKVAFGVGVGVFVGCSPLWGLHFPLCVLLATVFRLNRMIVYAGAYAGNPLTAAPILFAELQIGHRLLHHAWLPVTLADVETLGLGGVVVNLAVGSIVVGAALGALAGLLAWAIAKSSSHHEAYREVVDAIVVRYVDVSIRDAEAARARLLRDPIWPFLIEEGVLVSSVRILDLGCGRAVGGALAGELHPAGGRLWYLGIDACDRYVRAARHALHDLGGCVVQAMDLRDFDPPAADVVLVNDVLRYLPFTAQDALLRRVARVLPSGARIFVREKDAGGGWRFALRSLGDRLSLLVPGRPLHGSHYRRAEDLRNALVAAGFAVSDRTPPRGSSAAWVLLEGIRRPASVGRA; translated from the coding sequence ATGAGCTCCGCCGATCGAGACCCTTCCGGCCAAGAGGCCGCCCCGGGGGGGCCTCAAAAGGACACCGAAGGCGGGTCGCCGCGCCGGAACTGGCTGCGCCGCCTCTACATGACCCTCAGGACGGAGCATCGCACCCCGGAAAAGGTGGCGTTCGGTGTCGGGGTCGGAGTCTTCGTAGGATGCTCGCCCCTGTGGGGGCTGCATTTTCCGCTCTGCGTCCTTCTCGCCACCGTCTTCCGGCTGAACCGGATGATCGTCTACGCGGGCGCCTACGCCGGGAATCCGCTCACCGCCGCCCCGATCCTGTTCGCCGAGCTGCAGATCGGCCACCGCCTGCTCCACCACGCTTGGCTTCCCGTCACCCTCGCCGACGTCGAGACGCTCGGTCTGGGCGGTGTCGTCGTGAACCTCGCGGTCGGCAGCATCGTCGTCGGCGCCGCTCTCGGGGCGCTCGCGGGGCTCCTCGCGTGGGCGATCGCCAAGTCGAGCAGCCACCACGAGGCCTACCGCGAGGTCGTCGACGCGATCGTCGTCCGCTACGTCGACGTCTCCATCCGCGACGCCGAAGCGGCGCGCGCGCGGCTCCTGCGCGATCCCATCTGGCCGTTCCTCATCGAGGAGGGTGTGCTCGTGTCGAGCGTCCGCATCCTCGATCTCGGCTGCGGGCGCGCCGTCGGAGGCGCGCTCGCGGGAGAGCTGCACCCCGCGGGAGGACGTCTCTGGTATCTCGGCATCGATGCCTGCGACCGCTACGTGCGGGCGGCGCGGCACGCGCTCCACGATCTCGGCGGGTGCGTGGTCCAGGCGATGGACCTCCGCGATTTCGATCCTCCGGCCGCTGACGTCGTCCTCGTGAACGACGTGCTCCGCTACCTGCCGTTCACGGCGCAGGACGCACTCCTCCGCCGTGTCGCGCGGGTCCTCCCGTCGGGCGCGCGCATCTTCGTCCGCGAGAAAGACGCGGGAGGCGGGTGGAGGTTCGCGCTGCGGTCGCTCGGCGACCGGCTGTCCCTCCTCGTGCCCGGCCGTCCGCTGCACGGATCGCATTACCGCCGCGCCGAAGACCTCAGGAACGCGCTCGTGGCCGCGGGCTTCGCCGTGAGCGACCGCACGCCGCCCCGTGGATCCTCCGCCGCGTGGGTGCTGCTCGAGGGCATTCGCCGGCCGGCCTCCGTCGGTCGCGCGTGA
- a CDS encoding MMPL family transporter, translated as MTAAHDATTPERSPSFGARLARLVVERPWIAILPWLLAAPLALRFALGVTADNSPGRLIVPDDEDFRQTQAFARVFPEGDYVVLLCESPEIFSPAALARVAEIEKALARVPGVKPISAITIYEQGHGQIRGGADEARAFEAFATGTRLFRTQGLVGDGTLGIPMEIEAKGRDELQSALAAIDAAAAPFAEHPAPLLAVRKIGGPYVDRYLSEETQRSTLLYMPLFGLFIVALNLFLYRSFRTLFAFALTIAATILFTEAFAGVMGYVATIVSSLVPLTVLITCTATLVYIHSLYVACPEGVDAKEHQIFTLRNKFLPCTASIFAAAVGFAALSVSGIRPIREMGLWVAAGMVLTWIAAFTLFPALERRLRTPTQAERKTAGAWWPRIVDRLPAFTYRYRRLLVSGALIAMAAGLVALLGVPGRIDAMRLETDSLDYIDKKIPLYQDTRRFEATMGGLAVVEAWVRVPGGRALDPEVLRGMDGFARALESDPRVASAMGPTTPLRLMRYLQGQGDTLPQEPAAWPKLAGDLEQLVLQHPELRSGIDVGTLENARLRIVTRRDNGGYAALQELVAGVWSRAQAEFPALKDCTVRLVGQGLLQAKIAHYLVPTLTESFAITAAIIFMAFLVVFRSPAARLMAMIPSVFAILVMFLVMRVSGIALNVATILIASTVLGASENDQIHFFFHFQEGRKGGTEHALRHALLVSGRAIVFATMINAGGFLALALSPLPPMRQFGIMASSAFLLSMIADFTALPAALWLLSKDKPTTN; from the coding sequence ATGACCGCGGCACATGATGCCACGACCCCGGAACGGTCGCCTTCCTTCGGTGCGCGGCTCGCGCGCCTCGTCGTCGAGCGCCCGTGGATCGCGATCCTGCCCTGGCTGCTCGCGGCGCCGCTCGCGCTGCGTTTCGCGCTGGGCGTCACGGCCGACAACTCGCCGGGCCGCCTGATCGTCCCCGACGACGAAGACTTCCGTCAGACGCAGGCGTTCGCGCGCGTGTTTCCGGAGGGCGACTACGTCGTCCTGCTCTGCGAGTCACCCGAGATCTTCTCGCCGGCCGCGCTCGCGCGCGTCGCCGAGATCGAGAAGGCGCTCGCGCGCGTGCCCGGGGTCAAGCCGATCTCGGCGATCACGATCTACGAGCAAGGTCACGGCCAGATCCGCGGCGGCGCCGACGAGGCGCGCGCCTTCGAGGCGTTCGCCACCGGAACGCGCCTCTTCCGCACGCAGGGGCTCGTCGGTGACGGCACGCTCGGCATTCCGATGGAGATCGAGGCCAAGGGGCGCGACGAGCTGCAATCGGCGCTCGCCGCCATCGACGCCGCGGCGGCACCGTTCGCCGAGCATCCGGCGCCACTCCTCGCGGTCCGGAAGATCGGCGGTCCTTACGTCGATCGCTATCTCTCCGAGGAGACGCAGAGGTCGACGCTCCTCTACATGCCGCTGTTCGGGCTGTTCATCGTCGCGCTCAACCTCTTCCTCTACCGGTCGTTCCGCACGCTGTTCGCGTTCGCCCTGACGATCGCGGCGACGATCCTCTTCACCGAGGCGTTCGCCGGGGTCATGGGCTACGTCGCGACGATCGTCTCGTCGCTCGTCCCGCTCACGGTGCTCATCACGTGCACCGCCACGCTCGTCTACATCCACTCGCTGTACGTCGCGTGCCCCGAAGGCGTCGATGCGAAGGAGCACCAGATCTTCACGCTCCGCAACAAGTTCCTCCCGTGCACCGCGTCGATCTTCGCAGCCGCGGTCGGCTTCGCGGCGCTGTCGGTCTCGGGAATCCGGCCGATCCGCGAGATGGGCCTCTGGGTCGCGGCCGGCATGGTCCTCACCTGGATCGCCGCGTTCACGCTCTTCCCCGCGCTCGAGCGGCGCCTTCGCACACCGACGCAGGCGGAGCGGAAGACCGCCGGCGCGTGGTGGCCGCGCATCGTCGACCGGCTTCCCGCCTTCACGTACCGCTACCGCCGGCTCCTCGTGTCGGGTGCGCTCATCGCCATGGCGGCCGGTCTCGTCGCGCTCCTCGGCGTGCCCGGCCGGATCGACGCGATGCGGCTCGAGACCGACTCGCTCGACTACATCGACAAGAAGATCCCGCTCTACCAGGACACGCGCCGGTTCGAGGCGACGATGGGGGGCCTCGCCGTCGTCGAGGCGTGGGTCCGCGTCCCCGGCGGACGCGCGCTCGATCCGGAGGTCTTGAGGGGCATGGACGGCTTCGCGCGGGCGCTCGAGTCCGACCCGCGCGTCGCGTCCGCGATGGGCCCGACGACGCCGCTTCGCCTCATGCGCTACCTGCAGGGGCAGGGCGACACGCTGCCGCAGGAGCCCGCCGCGTGGCCGAAGCTCGCGGGAGACCTGGAGCAGCTCGTCCTCCAGCACCCCGAGCTCAGGAGCGGCATCGACGTCGGGACGCTCGAGAACGCGCGCCTGCGCATCGTGACGCGGCGCGACAACGGCGGCTACGCGGCGCTGCAGGAGCTCGTCGCCGGCGTGTGGTCGCGCGCCCAAGCCGAGTTCCCCGCTCTCAAGGACTGCACGGTGCGCCTCGTCGGCCAGGGCCTCCTCCAGGCGAAGATCGCCCACTACCTCGTCCCCACGCTGACCGAAAGCTTCGCGATCACGGCGGCGATCATCTTCATGGCGTTCCTCGTCGTCTTCCGGAGCCCGGCGGCGCGCCTCATGGCGATGATCCCGTCCGTCTTCGCCATCCTCGTCATGTTCCTCGTCATGCGTGTCTCGGGGATCGCGCTCAACGTCGCGACGATCCTCATCGCGTCGACGGTCTTGGGCGCCTCGGAGAACGATCAGATCCACTTCTTCTTTCATTTCCAGGAGGGACGGAAAGGCGGCACCGAGCACGCGCTGCGCCACGCGCTCCTCGTCTCGGGGCGCGCGATCGTCTTCGCCACGATGATCAATGCCGGCGGATTCCTCGCGCTCGCGCTCTCGCCGCTTCCGCCGATGCGCCAGTTCGGGATCATGGCGTCGTCGGCGTTCCTGCTCTCGATGATCGCGGATTTCACCGCGCTGCCGGCGGCGCTGTGGCTGTTGTCGAAGGACAAGCCGACTACAAACTGA
- a CDS encoding transcriptional regulator, translated as MARKHAMTGDPAAGRPAAPAARPARARAAVPDLDRTIHERLRLAIVSALAVNDAMTFRDLKALLGTTDGNLSVHARKLEDAGYVQCEKGFDGRLPRTQYRLTAAGRRALEKYLAHMEALIRATRKG; from the coding sequence GTGGCTAGGAAGCATGCGATGACCGGCGATCCGGCCGCGGGCCGTCCCGCGGCGCCCGCGGCCCGCCCGGCGAGGGCGCGCGCGGCGGTGCCCGATCTCGATCGGACGATCCACGAGCGCCTCCGGCTCGCGATCGTGAGCGCGCTCGCGGTCAACGACGCGATGACCTTCCGCGACCTCAAGGCCCTCCTCGGCACGACCGACGGCAACCTCAGCGTCCACGCGCGCAAGCTCGAGGACGCCGGCTACGTCCAATGCGAGAAGGGGTTCGACGGGCGTCTGCCTCGCACGCAGTACCGCCTGACCGCCGCCGGGCGTCGCGCACTCGAGAAGTACCTCGCCCACATGGAAGCGCTCATCCGCGCGACGCGGAAAGGTTAG
- a CDS encoding S1 RNA-binding domain-containing protein yields MTEEHEHDETPGGEIAPPPAAVEQADGGPAEPSPAEAVAGPEGGADGEAGAPAAAKPAKKDAPRRPRDPAVIRAFRAGHPMEGLVEKVIKGGYEIRIGKCRGFCPHSQMDIHRVENPEEHVGKTHAFKILQLRRGGEDVVLSRRALLEADHEEEMKSVRATLIEGAVMTGRVARLTEFGAFVDLGAGVTGLVHLTELAHGRVVRASDIVALGDRVPVKIIKLDEASGKISLSIKQAITDPWDSVPTLFEVGKVYPGKVKRFADFGAFVELRRGIEALAPAREFPPSTGSWREGLEIDAPSEWVVIALDLPRRRITVLPGGEEVAALLASELAPGAKTTGKVVKAEVFGIFVWLGPGRVGMVPRVWSGAGEGAGFESRFVPGSDLPVEVVDVQEGGRRIRLSVQGVDRDAADAARAAAQKPRAERAEGPERQRDRRPVRPERRPPADRPRRNEEPRPAAASSDPGAGFGSHLGEALRAALKRQ; encoded by the coding sequence TTGACCGAAGAGCACGAGCACGACGAGACGCCCGGCGGCGAGATCGCTCCTCCTCCCGCGGCGGTCGAGCAGGCCGACGGTGGACCGGCGGAGCCGTCCCCGGCGGAGGCCGTCGCCGGCCCCGAGGGCGGTGCCGACGGCGAGGCCGGGGCACCTGCGGCTGCGAAGCCCGCCAAGAAAGATGCGCCCCGGCGGCCACGCGACCCGGCGGTGATCCGCGCGTTCCGCGCGGGGCATCCGATGGAAGGTCTCGTCGAGAAGGTCATCAAGGGCGGGTACGAGATCCGGATCGGGAAGTGCCGCGGATTCTGCCCGCACTCCCAGATGGACATCCACCGCGTGGAGAACCCCGAGGAGCACGTCGGGAAGACGCACGCGTTCAAGATCCTCCAGCTTCGGCGCGGAGGCGAGGATGTCGTCCTCTCGCGCCGCGCGCTCCTCGAGGCCGACCACGAAGAGGAGATGAAATCGGTCCGCGCCACGCTCATCGAGGGCGCGGTCATGACGGGGCGTGTCGCGCGGCTCACCGAGTTCGGCGCGTTCGTCGATCTCGGGGCGGGCGTCACGGGCCTCGTTCACCTCACCGAGCTCGCGCACGGCCGCGTCGTGCGCGCATCGGACATCGTGGCGCTCGGCGATCGTGTGCCGGTCAAGATCATCAAGCTCGACGAGGCGAGCGGCAAGATCTCGCTCTCGATCAAGCAGGCGATCACCGATCCGTGGGACTCGGTGCCGACGCTCTTCGAGGTCGGCAAGGTCTACCCGGGGAAGGTGAAGCGCTTCGCCGACTTCGGCGCGTTCGTCGAGCTGCGTCGCGGGATCGAGGCGCTGGCGCCGGCGCGCGAGTTCCCGCCATCGACCGGAAGCTGGCGTGAGGGCCTGGAGATCGACGCCCCGAGCGAGTGGGTCGTCATCGCGCTCGACCTGCCGCGGCGGCGCATCACCGTGCTCCCCGGCGGCGAAGAGGTCGCCGCCCTGCTCGCGTCCGAGCTGGCTCCCGGCGCGAAGACCACCGGGAAGGTCGTCAAGGCAGAGGTCTTCGGCATCTTCGTCTGGCTCGGCCCGGGCCGCGTAGGGATGGTTCCGCGGGTGTGGAGCGGAGCGGGCGAGGGGGCAGGATTCGAATCGCGCTTCGTCCCAGGAAGCGACCTTCCTGTCGAGGTCGTCGACGTCCAGGAAGGTGGACGGCGTATCCGGCTGTCGGTCCAGGGGGTCGACCGCGACGCGGCCGACGCGGCGCGCGCGGCGGCGCAAAAGCCGCGGGCCGAGCGTGCGGAAGGCCCCGAGCGTCAGCGGGACAGGCGCCCCGTCCGCCCCGAGCGGCGGCCGCCGGCCGACCGGCCTCGCCGCAACGAAGAGCCCCGCCCGGCGGCTGCCTCCTCCGACCCGGGGGCCGGGTTCGGAAGCCACCTCGGCGAGGCGCTGCGCGCCGCGCTCAAGCGCCAGTAG
- a CDS encoding NAD(P)H-quinone oxidoreductase, giving the protein MRALTISRPGGPEVLEVKEVPDPVGGLDEVVVRVRASALNRADLLQRRGLYPAPAGAPADIPGLEFAGDVVVCGALVTTLQPGDRVMGIVGGGGQAERLRLHERLCLRIPPGVGYEEAAAVPEAFLTAYDALFARGSLRPGESVLLHAAGSGVGTAAAAIATAAGARVVALSRSAEKRRRLSAMGLHRVLDPAEGDVASAIRMALGGEGVDLTVDFVGAATWALDVEVAAIRGRIVLVGTMSGGRVEADLSALMRKRLTVIGTVLRSRPLEEKIELVQSFSRTMLPLIAAGRLRPVVDRVLALDDAAAGHATMEANENFGKIVLRI; this is encoded by the coding sequence ATGCGCGCGCTCACGATCAGCCGGCCCGGAGGTCCCGAGGTCCTCGAGGTCAAGGAGGTCCCGGATCCGGTCGGCGGGCTCGACGAGGTCGTCGTGCGCGTCCGGGCCTCGGCTCTGAACCGCGCCGATCTCCTCCAGCGACGCGGTCTCTACCCCGCCCCCGCGGGGGCGCCGGCCGACATTCCGGGGCTCGAGTTCGCCGGGGACGTCGTCGTGTGCGGCGCCCTCGTCACGACTCTCCAGCCGGGCGATCGTGTCATGGGGATCGTCGGAGGCGGGGGCCAGGCGGAGCGCCTCCGCCTTCACGAGCGCCTCTGCCTGCGCATCCCTCCCGGGGTGGGCTACGAGGAGGCCGCCGCGGTCCCGGAAGCGTTCCTGACCGCCTACGACGCCCTCTTCGCGCGCGGATCCCTCCGCCCCGGCGAGTCGGTCCTTCTCCATGCCGCCGGATCGGGCGTCGGCACGGCCGCCGCTGCGATCGCGACCGCGGCGGGGGCGCGGGTCGTCGCGCTCTCGCGCTCGGCGGAGAAGCGGCGGCGACTGTCGGCGATGGGACTGCACCGGGTGCTCGACCCGGCCGAGGGGGACGTCGCCTCCGCGATCCGCATGGCGCTCGGCGGCGAGGGGGTCGACCTGACCGTCGACTTCGTCGGCGCGGCGACGTGGGCGCTCGACGTCGAGGTCGCCGCCATCCGCGGGCGCATCGTCCTCGTGGGCACGATGAGCGGCGGCCGGGTCGAGGCCGACCTGTCGGCGCTCATGCGGAAACGGCTCACCGTGATCGGCACGGTGCTCCGCTCGCGGCCGCTGGAGGAGAAGATCGAGCTCGTTCAGTCGTTCTCCCGAACGATGCTGCCGCTCATCGCCGCCGGGAGGCTGCGGCCGGTCGTCGACCGCGTCCTCGCCTTGGATGACGCCGCCGCCGGGCACGCGACGATGGAGGCGAACGAGAACTTCGGCAAGATCGTCCTCAGGATCTGA
- a CDS encoding oligopeptide transporter, OPT family: MGADPAVTDLPENAYRELAPGETYQPIVPAEAQLPEITRRSIAFGLAMTALFSAAAAFISLKLGQGIESAIPIAILAIGYSALVARKSSLLENVNIVTLGATAGIVVGGSTFTMPAIFILGLIDHSSFAQIFIVPLLGAVLGVLFLIPFRRYFVAQMHGKLPFPEATATTEILVTGARGGKQAVVLLYSMGIGMAVDFMALHFVAWRDTFTTVLIPSCRKLTDDLKAIFVLNTSAAVLGLGYIVGLRYATIICTGSFLSYYVFIPLFGHLGGMVPGPLFPGRPPIPGLAAEDIFKQYVRYIGIGAIFAAGVLSVLKMSPIIVQAIRQVFGEISRARQGAASGAVRTDRDLSIRSVVLGTIAVGTLLFLYFRFFVLPDQAAPTATSFAALALTLVITFLFAAVSAWAIAMISTTPISGMTLTTLIISAIVLSAMKLAGASGMIAVLLIGGVVCTALSMTGSMVTLLKVGYWTGATPRRIELTLIGGSVVAALTVTAMMFVFNKVYGFGEPTAIHPHPVAAPQATAMAAVIGSVMQSGQAPWFLYGIGAVVSVIMQSLGISALAFALGMYLPIELNTPILAGAVVAWLVKRGPTPALLRARGNRGTLIASGFIAGGALAGVFDGIIRLIVDLFHGEVTWSLGNDGPAGNWLGLAVFVALGGYLYWDARRATEAEGAGPEISL, translated from the coding sequence ATGGGCGCCGATCCGGCCGTCACCGACCTCCCCGAGAACGCCTATCGCGAGCTCGCGCCGGGCGAGACGTACCAGCCGATCGTCCCGGCCGAGGCGCAGCTCCCCGAGATCACCCGGCGCTCGATCGCCTTCGGCCTCGCGATGACCGCCCTCTTCTCGGCGGCCGCCGCGTTCATCTCGCTCAAGCTCGGCCAAGGGATCGAGTCGGCGATCCCGATCGCGATCCTCGCCATCGGCTACTCCGCGCTCGTCGCGCGGAAATCGTCCCTGCTCGAGAACGTCAACATCGTGACCTTGGGCGCCACGGCGGGGATCGTCGTCGGAGGCTCGACCTTCACGATGCCGGCGATCTTCATCCTGGGGCTCATCGATCACTCGAGCTTCGCGCAGATCTTCATCGTGCCGCTCCTGGGCGCCGTCCTGGGCGTCCTCTTTCTGATCCCATTCCGGCGGTACTTCGTCGCCCAGATGCACGGGAAGCTCCCGTTCCCCGAGGCGACGGCGACGACCGAGATCCTCGTCACCGGCGCGCGCGGCGGGAAGCAGGCCGTCGTCCTCCTCTACTCGATGGGGATCGGGATGGCCGTCGACTTCATGGCGCTCCACTTCGTGGCGTGGCGGGACACCTTCACGACCGTGCTCATTCCCTCGTGCCGCAAGCTCACCGACGACCTGAAGGCGATCTTCGTCCTGAACACCTCGGCGGCGGTCCTCGGACTCGGGTACATCGTCGGCCTGCGCTACGCGACGATCATCTGCACCGGCTCGTTCCTCTCGTACTACGTCTTCATCCCGCTCTTCGGGCACCTCGGCGGCATGGTGCCCGGGCCGCTCTTCCCCGGGCGCCCGCCGATCCCGGGGCTCGCGGCGGAGGACATCTTCAAGCAATACGTCCGCTACATCGGCATCGGCGCGATCTTCGCGGCGGGCGTGCTCTCCGTCCTCAAGATGTCGCCGATCATCGTGCAGGCGATACGGCAGGTCTTCGGCGAGATCTCCCGCGCGCGCCAGGGAGCCGCGAGCGGAGCCGTCAGGACCGATCGCGATCTCTCGATCCGGTCGGTCGTCCTCGGTACGATCGCGGTCGGGACGCTCCTCTTCCTCTACTTCCGCTTCTTCGTGCTGCCGGACCAGGCGGCGCCCACAGCGACCTCGTTCGCCGCCCTGGCGCTGACGCTCGTCATCACCTTCCTCTTCGCGGCCGTGTCAGCGTGGGCGATCGCGATGATCTCGACGACGCCGATCTCGGGGATGACGCTCACGACCCTGATCATCTCGGCGATCGTGCTCTCGGCGATGAAGCTCGCGGGCGCTTCCGGGATGATCGCGGTCCTCCTCATCGGCGGAGTCGTGTGCACCGCCCTCTCGATGACCGGCTCGATGGTGACGCTGCTCAAGGTCGGCTACTGGACGGGAGCGACCCCGAGGCGGATCGAGCTCACGCTCATCGGCGGCTCCGTCGTGGCGGCGCTCACCGTGACGGCGATGATGTTCGTCTTCAACAAGGTCTACGGCTTCGGTGAGCCGACGGCGATCCATCCGCATCCGGTCGCGGCCCCGCAGGCCACGGCGATGGCGGCGGTCATCGGCTCGGTCATGCAGTCGGGCCAGGCGCCGTGGTTCCTCTACGGGATCGGCGCCGTCGTCTCGGTGATCATGCAGTCGCTCGGGATCTCGGCGCTCGCGTTCGCTCTCGGGATGTACCTGCCGATCGAGCTGAACACGCCGATCCTCGCCGGAGCCGTCGTCGCGTGGCTCGTCAAGCGCGGCCCCACTCCCGCGCTCCTCCGCGCTCGCGGCAATCGCGGCACGCTCATCGCGTCGGGGTTCATCGCCGGCGGCGCCCTGGCCGGCGTCTTCGACGGGATCATCCGCCTGATCGTCGACCTCTTCCACGGAGAGGTGACCTGGAGCCTCGGCAACGACGGCCCCGCCGGCAACTGGCTGGGCCTCGCGGTGTTCGTCGCGCTCGGCGGCTATCTCTACTGGGATGCGCGGCGCGCCACGGAAGCGGAAGGCGCGGGGCCCGAGATCAGTTTGTAG
- a CDS encoding NAD(P)/FAD-dependent oxidoreductase, with translation MSSGRPRVVIVGAGFGGLHAAKALAKTEVDVVLLDRNNYHLFQPLLYQVAVAALPPAEIAYPVRPIVRRIENVAFRVAEVTGCDLARKVVITDRGEVPYDALVVAAGAATNDFGLPGIAEHAFDLKSLPDALRLRNHVLRCFERAVASGSADERRALLTIVVAGGGPTGVEVAGAASELLRRVLGRDYPALSRDEIAVHLLEAGPRVLAAFPTDLAEAAAKALARIEVVVETGVKVAGYDGASVRLAGGRTIPARTLVWAAGVAAAPLASMLGLPARGGGRIVVEPTLEVAGQPGVFVIGDAAYLEAGGAAVPMLAPPAIQMGACAAGNVRRRLRGEPLVPFRYRDPGTLATIGRSAAVASIRGFHLRGFPAWIVWLFVHLMQLVGFRNRVVVFVDWAWQYLLYRPASPIILEAAPRPRSD, from the coding sequence GTGAGCTCGGGGAGGCCGCGCGTCGTCATCGTCGGCGCCGGCTTCGGCGGCCTCCACGCGGCGAAGGCGCTCGCGAAGACCGAGGTCGACGTCGTCCTCCTCGATCGCAACAACTACCACCTCTTCCAGCCACTCCTTTACCAGGTCGCGGTCGCCGCTCTGCCTCCGGCGGAGATCGCCTACCCGGTGCGGCCGATCGTCCGGCGGATCGAGAACGTCGCGTTCCGCGTCGCCGAGGTCACCGGGTGCGATCTCGCACGCAAGGTCGTGATCACCGACCGCGGTGAAGTCCCCTACGACGCCCTCGTCGTGGCCGCCGGCGCCGCGACGAACGACTTCGGCCTCCCGGGGATCGCCGAGCACGCGTTCGATCTGAAATCGCTTCCCGACGCGCTGCGGCTTCGCAATCATGTCCTGCGCTGCTTCGAGCGGGCCGTCGCCAGCGGCAGCGCCGACGAGCGGCGCGCTCTCCTCACGATCGTCGTCGCCGGCGGCGGACCGACCGGAGTCGAGGTCGCGGGTGCGGCGTCCGAGCTCCTTCGGCGTGTGCTGGGGCGCGACTACCCCGCCCTCTCGCGTGACGAGATCGCCGTGCATCTCCTCGAGGCGGGCCCGCGCGTCCTCGCGGCATTCCCGACCGACCTCGCCGAGGCCGCGGCGAAGGCGCTCGCACGGATCGAGGTGGTGGTGGAGACCGGCGTCAAGGTCGCCGGCTACGACGGTGCTTCGGTCCGCTTGGCGGGGGGCCGCACGATCCCCGCCCGGACCCTCGTCTGGGCCGCGGGGGTCGCGGCGGCGCCCCTCGCATCGATGCTCGGGCTGCCCGCCCGGGGCGGGGGCCGCATCGTCGTCGAGCCCACGCTCGAGGTGGCGGGACAGCCGGGAGTCTTCGTCATCGGCGACGCGGCCTATCTCGAGGCCGGCGGCGCCGCGGTGCCGATGCTCGCGCCCCCGGCGATCCAGATGGGCGCGTGCGCGGCCGGGAACGTCCGGCGCCGGCTCCGGGGCGAGCCCCTCGTCCCCTTCCGGTACCGCGACCCCGGAACGCTCGCGACGATCGGCCGGTCCGCCGCGGTCGCGTCGATCCGGGGGTTCCACCTCCGGGGATTTCCCGCATGGATCGTCTGGCTCTTCGTCCACCTCATGCAGCTCGTCGGCTTCCGCAACCGCGTCGTCGTCTTCGTCGACTGGGCGTGGCAATACCTCCTCTACCGCCCCGCCTCGCCGATCATCCTCGAGGCGGCGCCCCGTCCTCGCTCCGATTGA
- the uppS gene encoding polyprenyl diphosphate synthase, translating to MSASAFPLHTAIVMDGNGRWATARGRPRIFGHRAGASAVRRTVEAARHLGLPVLTLFAFSSDNWERPRTEVSALFVLFREFLEAETARCRDEGIRLEIIGRRDRLPARVLQAVERAEAMTAASSAMRLRVAVDYSAREAIAAAAHRLSPTSRAPRDDLARLIGGPDVDLLIRTGGEQRLSDFLLWEAAYAELVFLDVPWPEFGRDHLEGALHEFARRQRRFGRIAAAV from the coding sequence GTGAGCGCTTCCGCCTTCCCGCTCCACACGGCGATCGTGATGGACGGCAACGGCCGCTGGGCGACGGCGCGTGGACGACCGCGCATCTTCGGCCACCGTGCGGGCGCGTCCGCCGTGCGCCGCACCGTCGAGGCGGCGCGTCATCTCGGCCTCCCGGTCCTGACCCTCTTCGCGTTCTCCTCCGACAACTGGGAGAGGCCGAGGACGGAAGTCAGCGCCCTGTTCGTCCTCTTCCGGGAGTTCCTCGAGGCCGAGACGGCACGGTGCCGGGACGAGGGGATCCGTCTCGAGATCATCGGACGCCGCGATCGCCTTCCGGCGCGCGTCCTCCAGGCGGTCGAGCGGGCCGAAGCGATGACGGCGGCTTCGAGCGCGATGCGACTACGCGTCGCGGTCGACTACTCCGCGCGCGAGGCGATCGCCGCCGCCGCGCACCGCCTGTCCCCGACCTCCAGGGCGCCCCGCGACGATCTCGCCCGGCTCATCGGCGGCCCGGACGTCGACCTGCTCATCCGCACCGGCGGCGAGCAGCGTCTGTCGGACTTCCTCCTCTGGGAGGCGGCATACGCGGAGCTCGTGTTCCTCGACGTGCCCTGGCCGGAGTTCGGCCGCGACCACCTCGAAGGCGCTCTCCACGAGTTCGCGCGCCGGCAGCGCCGGTTCGGACGGATCGCGGCCGCGGTCTGA